A DNA window from Nitrospinota bacterium contains the following coding sequences:
- a CDS encoding metal ABC transporter ATP-binding protein has protein sequence MTTDTVIKIKDLDFSYGGPKILENIELDIQRNEFIGMVGPNGSGKTTLLKIIMGVLTPDKGTVKVLDNPPSQSVQEIGYMPQFASFSRDFPISVEDTVLMGRLGKTSSFGFFNKADKLAAEKAMNDVEILDLRKRVIGSLSGGQLQRVLIARALTCEPQIMILDEPTANVDMKVEKDIFDLLKQLNEKITIIVVTHDIGFISQYIHRVACINRTLICHPTSELTGETIENMYGAHMHMVHHHHEDEKK, from the coding sequence GTGACTACTGACACAGTCATAAAAATAAAAGATCTGGACTTCAGTTATGGGGGCCCAAAAATACTTGAGAATATCGAGCTCGATATCCAACGCAACGAATTTATAGGTATGGTTGGCCCGAACGGAAGCGGTAAAACAACCTTGCTTAAAATTATCATGGGTGTGTTGACTCCAGATAAAGGTACCGTCAAGGTTCTTGATAATCCCCCTTCTCAATCCGTTCAGGAAATTGGCTACATGCCGCAGTTTGCTTCTTTTTCCAGAGATTTTCCTATCAGCGTTGAAGACACTGTATTGATGGGGCGACTGGGAAAAACTTCCAGCTTTGGTTTTTTCAATAAAGCCGACAAGCTTGCAGCTGAAAAGGCCATGAACGATGTTGAGATTCTGGATCTTCGTAAAAGAGTAATTGGTTCTCTTTCTGGCGGGCAGCTTCAAAGGGTGCTTATTGCAAGAGCCCTGACCTGCGAACCACAAATCATGATACTTGATGAACCAACTGCCAATGTCGACATGAAAGTTGAAAAAGATATTTTCGACTTGCTTAAACAGTTGAATGAGAAAATAACCATCATTGTGGTGACCCACGACATCGGTTTTATTTCTCAGTATATACATCGGGTGGCCTGTATTAACCGCACTCTCATTTGCCATCCCACTTCAGAGCTGACGGGAGAAACCATTGAGAATATGTATGGCGCACACATGCATATGGTGCACCACCACCATGAGGATGAAAAAAAATAA
- a CDS encoding DnaJ domain-containing protein — protein sequence MPRRPKEFKDYYSILKVPQDCNSQEEIKKSFRKLALELHPDHNPDDPEREERFKEVTEAYGVLSDPVKKREYDRFRADYLAGRSTGSSDFRYSQEDIFASMFNGENAREIFEELNREFNQSGFRSGNPFFQSLFFGGAVGGLGRILRMVPGPIGKIGVGLKLAQVVGSSLYALHKMNQRTQTDQAVPPKPENPVMHGIKDIFTKKENSLDMGFSISIPPIEALKGTRKKISYQANGRTEQLMVRIPPNFPSGGKLRIKDKGKTHAEKRGDLILSINIDSNASPSKK from the coding sequence ATGCCTCGCAGACCTAAAGAATTTAAAGACTATTACTCTATCCTTAAGGTTCCACAAGATTGTAACAGCCAGGAAGAGATCAAAAAATCTTTCCGAAAACTGGCTTTAGAACTTCACCCGGACCATAACCCCGATGACCCTGAAAGGGAAGAGAGGTTTAAGGAAGTTACTGAAGCCTATGGTGTATTGAGTGATCCCGTAAAGAAAAGAGAGTATGACCGTTTTCGTGCGGATTATCTTGCTGGACGTTCCACAGGCTCTTCTGACTTTCGCTATTCCCAGGAAGATATATTTGCCAGCATGTTTAATGGAGAAAATGCCCGTGAAATTTTTGAAGAACTCAACAGGGAATTTAACCAGTCCGGATTCCGGTCCGGCAACCCTTTTTTCCAGTCCCTGTTTTTTGGTGGAGCTGTTGGAGGACTTGGCAGAATCCTCAGAATGGTTCCAGGACCAATCGGGAAAATAGGCGTGGGCTTAAAGTTGGCTCAAGTTGTAGGCTCTTCCCTTTACGCTTTGCATAAAATGAACCAGCGGACACAAACAGATCAAGCCGTTCCTCCAAAACCTGAGAACCCTGTAATGCATGGCATAAAAGATATTTTCACAAAAAAAGAAAACTCTCTTGATATGGGCTTTTCCATTTCTATACCACCTATAGAAGCTTTAAAAGGCACCCGCAAGAAAATCTCTTATCAGGCTAACGGCCGAACAGAACAATTGATGGTGCGCATCCCCCCAAACTTTCCTTCAGGTGGAAAACTACGCATTAAAGATAAAGGAAAAACCCATGCTGAAAAACGTGGAGACCTGATCCTTTCGATCAATATCGATTCAAACGCAAGCCCCAGCAAAAAATGA
- a CDS encoding ABC transporter substrate-binding protein, producing MVKSGESPATFNPNPKKMSRLSQARLYFSIGVPFETIWIDRIQSIHPGLKIIPLHEQIDKTTAHKLDARHSHGKTDPHIWTSPAKVKTIASKIKETLARNLPQKAEYFEKNLKSFSNDLDVLDKNIRSVLAKSDNRRFMVFHPAWSYFARDYGLEQISIEQDGKEPGARAMQKTIEKGKNLGIKVIFVQKQFSLSIAENIAKVIGATVHEMDPLAENYLENMQRTATAISGALR from the coding sequence ATGGTGAAGTCTGGTGAGAGTCCTGCGACTTTTAATCCCAACCCGAAAAAAATGAGTCGTCTCTCTCAGGCAAGGTTATATTTCAGCATTGGTGTTCCATTTGAGACCATTTGGATTGATCGCATTCAATCTATTCACCCTGGCTTAAAGATTATTCCTCTGCATGAACAAATAGACAAAACCACTGCACATAAACTTGATGCACGTCATTCCCATGGCAAAACAGATCCGCATATATGGACCAGTCCGGCGAAGGTCAAAACCATAGCTAGTAAAATAAAGGAAACGCTGGCCCGAAACCTGCCGCAAAAAGCTGAATACTTTGAAAAAAACCTTAAGTCTTTTTCCAATGACCTGGACGTTTTGGACAAGAATATTCGCAGTGTTCTCGCAAAAAGCGATAACCGACGTTTCATGGTTTTTCATCCAGCCTGGTCCTATTTCGCCAGAGATTATGGCCTGGAACAAATTTCCATTGAACAGGATGGTAAAGAGCCAGGAGCAAGAGCCATGCAAAAAACGATTGAAAAAGGCAAAAACCTTGGGATTAAGGTAATATTTGTACAGAAACAGTTCAGCCTTTCCATTGCTGAAAATATCGCGAAAGTGATTGGCGCCACTGTCCATGAAATGGATCCTTTAGCGGAAAACTATTTGGAAAACATGCAACGAACGGCAACAGCTATATCTGGAGCATTGCGGTGA